In Acidobacteriota bacterium, the following proteins share a genomic window:
- a CDS encoding M64 family metallopeptidase: MIVTWLLLGLVTFATALPAQAAPPAPMSTSMVAAGDSFETWATGQTLRLDLFHSGTFHRGTAGEEHFAIDRVRREGAWPGSVVRLLDDTNLGKYFLRVVDPNTQRTLYSRGFASIFGEWETTGEARGGTWGTIHESVRFPEPRNPVQVVIAKRSGNGTFQQIFSTLVDPAHRSVDRSPLPEVGELWTLRDSGPAATKVDLLILGDGYTLQKRDKFLADARRAEAALFASEPFKSRAGDFNVRALHPPSQDSGVTDPRAKAWHNTPLGLSYNAFDSERYVLTFANRELREIAAQAPYDALILLGNSRKYGGGGIFNLWTTAAAGSAEADYLVVHEFGHSFAGLGDEYYTSQVSYEDFNPPGVEPWEPNITALLPGRPLKWNHLKAEATPVPTPWEQEDYDEISLAYQRERQALREAGASEERMEELFDKVRETTRPLLDSERYAGEVGAFEGAGYQAKGLYRPQADCIMFTRNPKDFCAVCSEAVSRVIDLYAH, encoded by the coding sequence ATGATCGTCACCTGGCTCCTGCTCGGTCTCGTCACCTTTGCCACAGCCCTGCCGGCTCAGGCCGCGCCACCGGCGCCCATGTCCACCTCGATGGTCGCAGCGGGCGACAGCTTCGAGACCTGGGCGACGGGGCAGACCCTGCGGCTGGACCTCTTCCATAGCGGCACCTTCCATAGGGGCACCGCCGGCGAAGAGCATTTCGCCATCGACCGCGTGCGCCGGGAAGGAGCCTGGCCCGGGAGCGTCGTGCGGCTCCTCGACGACACCAACCTGGGCAAGTACTTCCTTCGGGTGGTCGACCCCAACACTCAGCGAACCCTCTACAGCCGCGGCTTCGCCAGCATCTTCGGCGAATGGGAGACCACCGGGGAGGCCCGCGGCGGCACCTGGGGCACCATCCACGAGAGCGTGCGCTTTCCGGAGCCCCGCAACCCGGTACAGGTGGTGATCGCCAAGCGCTCGGGGAACGGCACCTTTCAGCAGATCTTCTCCACCCTGGTGGATCCGGCCCACCGCTCCGTCGACCGCTCGCCGCTCCCCGAGGTAGGCGAGCTCTGGACCCTGCGGGACAGCGGCCCCGCCGCCACCAAGGTCGACCTGCTGATCCTCGGCGACGGCTACACCCTGCAGAAACGAGACAAATTCCTCGCCGACGCCCGGCGCGCCGAGGCCGCTCTCTTCGCCAGCGAGCCCTTCAAGAGCCGCGCCGGGGACTTCAACGTCCGCGCCTTGCACCCACCGTCCCAGGATTCGGGAGTCACCGACCCGCGGGCGAAGGCCTGGCACAACACCCCCCTGGGCTTGAGCTACAACGCCTTCGATTCGGAGCGCTACGTGCTCACCTTCGCCAATCGTGAGCTACGGGAGATCGCCGCCCAGGCGCCCTACGACGCCCTCATTCTGCTGGGCAACAGCCGCAAATACGGCGGTGGCGGCATCTTCAATCTGTGGACCACCGCCGCCGCCGGCAGCGCCGAGGCGGACTATCTGGTGGTGCACGAGTTCGGCCATTCGTTTGCCGGGCTGGGGGACGAGTACTACACGTCCCAGGTCTCCTACGAAGATTTCAACCCGCCAGGCGTGGAGCCCTGGGAACCCAACATCACCGCCCTGCTGCCGGGGAGGCCGCTGAAATGGAACCACCTGAAGGCCGAGGCCACGCCGGTGCCAACGCCCTGGGAGCAGGAGGATTACGACGAAATCTCCCTGGCCTATCAGCGGGAACGCCAAGCCCTGCGGGAAGCCGGTGCCTCCGAAGAGCGCATGGAGGAGCTCTTCGACAAGGTCCGGGAGACCACCCGGCCACTCCTCGACTCGGAGCGCTACGCCGGCGAGGTGGGAGCCTTCGAAGGCGCCGGTTATCAGGCCAAGGGCCTCTACCGCCCGCAGGCGGATTGCATCATGTTCACCCGCAACCCCAAGGACTTCTGCGCCGTGTGCTCCGAGGCCGTGAGCCGGGTGATCGATCTCTACGCTCACTAA
- a CDS encoding AMP-binding protein, producing the protein MHLLQRLAQYRQRTAVVCAEGSFSYGQLEDAAGQLAAAVRSRLGEAAAGSRVAFRVPPGFGYAATLLGIWRAGAIGLPLALSYPRGELAYALGDADVALVLDHSGGSPNLREVSTEQQRPWVLWDKLLAEAGEPAGDLLPSEDDAALILYTSGSTGRPKGVVHTHSSLAAQMTSLVEAWRWSPADRILGVLPLHHVHGLINVMGCALWSGACWQPLPAFDAAATWRHLAHSPLTLFMAVPTIYRRLVAHWEEQDEAIRRELSDGAARLRLMVSGSAALPVPLLERWRQITGHTLLERYGMTEIGMALSNPLEGCRRAGTVGRPLPGVEAQVVDDAGQPLNQGRPGELWVRGPGVFREYWRRPEATDDAFRDGWFRTGDEVVLEDGAYRILGRRNVDIVKTGGYKVSALEVEAVLREHPAVAECAVVGLPDEEWGERLSAAVVLRSDRESLSLEELRDWARPRLAPYKLPRSLTLLPELPRNALGKVVKPRLTETLAES; encoded by the coding sequence ATGCATCTCCTCCAACGTCTAGCCCAATACCGCCAACGCACAGCGGTAGTTTGTGCCGAGGGGAGCTTTTCCTATGGACAGCTGGAGGACGCAGCGGGTCAGCTGGCGGCGGCCGTGCGATCGCGGCTCGGGGAGGCCGCCGCCGGCTCCCGAGTGGCCTTTCGGGTACCGCCGGGCTTTGGCTACGCCGCGACGCTGTTGGGCATCTGGCGCGCCGGAGCCATCGGGCTACCCTTGGCCCTTTCCTATCCTCGCGGCGAGCTGGCCTATGCCCTGGGGGATGCGGACGTCGCACTGGTCCTCGACCACTCCGGTGGCTCGCCGAACCTCCGTGAGGTGTCGACCGAGCAGCAGCGCCCGTGGGTCCTGTGGGACAAGCTTCTGGCGGAGGCGGGCGAGCCGGCTGGGGATCTCCTGCCGTCGGAAGACGATGCCGCCCTCATCCTCTACACCAGCGGCAGCACCGGACGGCCCAAAGGAGTGGTCCACACTCACAGCAGCCTCGCCGCCCAGATGACCAGCTTGGTCGAAGCCTGGCGGTGGTCGCCGGCGGACCGCATTCTCGGGGTCCTCCCACTGCACCATGTCCACGGCCTGATCAATGTCATGGGCTGTGCACTGTGGTCCGGGGCCTGCTGGCAACCGCTGCCGGCCTTCGACGCCGCCGCGACCTGGCGCCACCTGGCCCACTCTCCCCTCACCCTCTTCATGGCGGTTCCCACCATCTACCGCCGGCTGGTGGCGCATTGGGAGGAGCAGGACGAAGCGATCCGGCGGGAGCTCAGCGACGGCGCCGCCCGGCTGCGGCTGATGGTCTCCGGTTCCGCGGCTCTGCCGGTACCGCTGCTGGAGCGCTGGAGGCAGATCACCGGCCACACCCTGCTGGAACGCTACGGGATGACCGAGATCGGCATGGCTCTGTCGAATCCCTTGGAGGGCTGCCGAAGAGCGGGGACCGTGGGAAGGCCGTTGCCGGGGGTGGAGGCGCAGGTGGTGGACGACGCCGGCCAGCCCCTGAACCAAGGCAGACCCGGAGAGCTGTGGGTCCGCGGTCCCGGGGTCTTTCGCGAGTATTGGCGCCGCCCAGAGGCTACCGACGACGCCTTTCGGGACGGCTGGTTCCGCACCGGCGACGAGGTGGTGCTGGAAGACGGCGCTTACCGCATCCTCGGCCGGCGCAACGTCGACATCGTCAAGACCGGTGGCTACAAGGTCTCGGCCCTGGAGGTGGAGGCGGTGCTGCGCGAGCATCCGGCCGTCGCAGAGTGTGCAGTGGTGGGGCTTCCGGACGAGGAATGGGGCGAGCGGCTGAGCGCCGCCGTCGTGCTCCGAAGCGACCGAGAGAGTCTATCCCTGGAGGAGCTGCGGGATTGGGCTCGCCCTCGGCTGGCCCCTTACAAGCTTCCCCGCTCGCTGACACTGCTACCGGAGCTCCCCCGCAACGCCCTGGGCAAGGTGGTCAAGCCTAGGCTGACAGAGACGCTGGCGGAGAGCTGA
- the pepQ gene encoding Xaa-Pro dipeptidase, producing MTDTDLYRQHLETLDGYLREALLRTERDGMSLEGVVFHAGVERTYHADDEHIPFRSTGHFRRWVPLDGPDHVVVVRPGQKPLVIEVRPKDYWYDPSPAPESYWQQAVELREVERFEQIPQITGSLKTMAYVGESSAAAEALEILPSLVEPRALMNLLDWFRAYKTEHEVSLITAAGEAAAAGHRAARDAFLDGASERVVHWRYLEGAGALDREMPFPPITALDEKCGILHYQHKRGSEAAPGKVLLMDAGAQCDGYASDVTRTWTSNDADELFVELLRGVDALQRELVAQVVPGRSFVDLHLDAHRRVAQLLASTGVLKVDADDAVDRGITSAFLPHGLGHHLGTQVHDVGGHQATPEGGTVAPPEAHPFLRNTRKLEPGHVVTIEPGLYFIPMLLEPLRQGPNAEVLDWQLVDRLLPCGGIRIEDDVLCTASGPRDLTRDLIEGP from the coding sequence ATGACCGATACCGATCTCTACCGCCAGCACCTGGAGACTTTGGACGGCTATTTGCGCGAGGCCCTGTTGCGCACCGAGCGCGACGGGATGAGCCTGGAGGGGGTGGTCTTCCACGCGGGGGTGGAGCGCACCTACCACGCCGACGACGAGCACATCCCCTTCCGCTCCACCGGCCATTTCCGCCGCTGGGTTCCCCTGGACGGCCCCGACCACGTGGTCGTCGTCCGCCCGGGCCAGAAACCGCTGGTGATCGAGGTGCGGCCGAAGGATTATTGGTACGACCCGTCCCCGGCGCCGGAGTCCTATTGGCAACAGGCGGTGGAGCTGCGGGAAGTCGAGCGTTTCGAGCAAATTCCCCAGATCACCGGATCCCTCAAGACCATGGCCTACGTCGGTGAATCCTCCGCCGCCGCCGAGGCTCTGGAGATTCTGCCCTCGCTGGTGGAGCCGCGGGCGCTGATGAATCTTCTCGATTGGTTCCGCGCCTACAAGACCGAGCACGAGGTCTCACTCATCACCGCCGCCGGCGAGGCCGCCGCCGCCGGCCACCGCGCCGCCCGGGACGCCTTCCTGGACGGCGCTTCGGAGCGCGTGGTCCACTGGCGCTATTTGGAGGGAGCCGGCGCCCTGGACCGCGAGATGCCTTTCCCCCCCATCACCGCCCTGGATGAGAAGTGCGGCATTCTTCACTATCAGCACAAACGGGGCTCCGAAGCCGCCCCCGGCAAGGTGCTGCTGATGGATGCCGGCGCTCAATGCGACGGCTACGCTTCCGACGTCACCCGCACCTGGACCAGCAACGACGCCGACGAGCTCTTCGTCGAGCTGCTGCGCGGAGTCGATGCCCTGCAGCGCGAATTGGTGGCGCAGGTGGTGCCGGGAAGGAGCTTCGTAGACCTTCATTTGGATGCCCATCGCCGCGTCGCCCAGCTGCTGGCGAGCACCGGTGTGCTCAAGGTAGACGCCGACGACGCCGTCGACCGGGGCATCACCAGCGCCTTCCTACCCCACGGCCTCGGCCATCACCTGGGCACTCAAGTTCATGACGTCGGCGGGCATCAGGCGACGCCGGAGGGTGGCACCGTCGCGCCACCGGAGGCTCACCCTTTCCTGCGCAACACGCGCAAACTGGAGCCCGGCCACGTGGTCACCATCGAGCCCGGGCTGTACTTCATCCCCATGCTTCTGGAACCCCTGCGCCAAGGTCCCAACGCCGAAGTCCTGGACTGGCAGCTGGTGGA